The stretch of DNA AGCTTGAAGCCGGGCTTCACGCGCGCCACCGTCGGCAGGATGCGAAACCCGAACGCGGTTCCATAGAGGTCGAGGTAGCCGATCGGCTCGATGAAGTCGCGCTTGAGGCCGACTTCCTCCTCCGCCTCGCGAAGTGCGGCGTCGAGCGGGGAAGCATCGGTGGCGTCGATCTTGCCGCCGGGAAAGGAAATCTGGCCGGCGTGGCTGGACAGATGCGGCGAGCGCTGCGTCAGCAACACGGTCGGCTCGCGGTGATCGACCACCGGGATCAGCACCGCCGCCGGTCGCACCGGCTGCTCGCGCGCCACGATCTCCAGCATGCGATCGTTGCCCGCATCGCCGGTTTTCGGAATGATCTCGGGATCGATCAGGCCGGCAGGCACGTCGAAGGTCAGCCTGGCCTGGCTGCGCGTGAAAAACTCCACTGAGCTGATCGGAGCCGCCTCCATCTTTTTCAGTACCGGCTCGTTCAAACCGCGTCCCTCACCTGCTTCGCATCCGCCATCGCAAAGAACTCGCCGCCGGACTCGATGCCGAACATCGGCTGACCATCGACCACCCGCTCTTCCCCCATGTCAACCAGATCGTAATAGAGCGCGCGGGTCACCTTCGCCCACAGGTCGGCGCGGACGTGCAGATAGGGCGTCAGCCCGCCGTCGGCGGCCATCTCGAATCGCAGGCGGTGTGTGGAATCGCATGTCACCCAGTCGTCAACGTTGGTGCGAAAGCGCAATAGCCGGCCGCGATCGCCGGCCTCGATGTGCATCTCCACAGCCAGGAAAGGTGCGTCGTCGACTCGAATGCCGACCTTTTCGACCGGGGTCACGAGAAAGTGCTTGCCGTCCTCGCGCTTCAGGATGGTCGAGAACAGCCGCACCAACGCCGGCCGCCCGATCGGCGTCCCCATGTAGAACCACGTACCGTCACCGGCGATTCGCATGTCGAGATCGCCGCAGAACGGCGGATTCCACAGATGCACCGGAGGCAGCCCCTTGCCGGCCGGAGTGGCGTTGGCGGCTTCCCGCGCAGCGACAGTTAGTCCTTCGAGGCCCTGAGTGCCGGTTTGCCCTTGCTTTGCCATTGTTTGCCCTGAGTCTCGGCGCCTCATCTGGCACGATTGGTGCACACGTATACCGAGATATGTGTTCCCGACGATGTGTGTCCGTACTATTGCGGATGGGTCGCCATATCGTGATGCCGTTCATACCCCGAAATACCGATAATGTGGGGATACTTTAATTCAACGAATACATGGCCTTTGCACAGGTTTAGCATGACGTTCGTGGCATGACGACGCAACCAGCGGTGTCATGAAGCGGTTAGACGGTTGAAGGAGAGAGACATGGCGAGTGCAGACGGTGTCGAGAAACTCGAGGACGCGATCGTCCGGTCGGCTGAGCAAGTCGCCGGCCAGATCCGCGCCGCAAAGGAGGCGATCTCCACCGTCATCTTCGGCCAGGACCGGGTGATCGAAAACACCCTGGTGACGATCCTGTCCGGCGGCCACGCCCTGCTGATCGGCGTTCCCGGCCTCGCCAAGACCAAGCTGGTGGAAACGCTCGGCATCACGCTCGGGCTTGACGCCAAGCGCATCCAATTCACGCCGGACCTGATGCCGTCGGATATTCTGGGCGCCGAGGTGCTGGACGAGAGCAATACCGGCAAGCGGTCATTTCGCTTCATCGCGGGGCCTGTGTTCGCGCAGCTTCTGATGGCCGACGAGATCAACCGCGCCAGCCCGCGCACGCAATCAGCGCTGCTGCAAGCCATGCAGGAACAGCACATCACCGTTGCAGGCGCGCGGCATGATCTGCCGAAGCCCTTCCATGTGCTCGCCACGCAAAACCCGCTGGAGCAGGAAGGCACCTACCCGCTGCCCGAAGCGCAGCTCGACCGCTTCCTGATGGAGATCGACGTCGATTATCCCGATCGCGACGCCGAACGCCGCATCCTGTTTGAAACAACCGGCGCGGAAGAGACGCTCGCCAAGGCCTCGATGAACGCGGAAATCCTGATCGCGGCGCAGCGGCTGGTGCGGCGCCTGCCGGTCGGCGACAGCGTTGTCGAGGCGATCCTGTCGCTGGTGCGCGCGGCGCGCCCGAGTTCCGAAGACGGCGGTGACAAGCTGATCGCCTGGGGTCCGGGCCCGCGCGCCAGCCAGTCGCTGATGCTGGCGGTTCGCGCCCGTGCGCTGCTCGACGGCCGCCTCGCGCCCTCGATCGACGACGTGCTCGATCTCGCCGAGCCTATTCTCAAGCACCGCATGGCACTGACCTTCTCGGCGCGCGCGGAAGGCCGCACCATTCCCGACGTAATCAGACAATTGAAGACGCGGATCGGTTGATGGCCGCAGAGACCAGCCACGAGACCAGGGAGATTCTAGCAATCCGACGTGCCGATGGCGAAAGCCGAACGCTCGCCGCTTCGCTCCCCCGTCTCGTGCTCGAAGCCCGCCGTATCGCAGCCAACGTCATCCATGGCCTGCATGGCAGGCGCCGCGCCGGCGCCGGCGAGAGCTTCTGGCAGTATCGCCGCTTTGTCTCCGGCGAGCCGTCGCAGAATGTCGACTGGCGCCGCTCGGCGCGCGACGATCATCTTTATGTCCGCGAGCAGGAATGGGAGGCCGCGCATACCGTCTGGCTGTGGCCCGACCGCTCGCCCTCGATGGCCTTTGCCTCCAAGGGGGCGCGCGACTCCAAGCTGGAGCGCGCCCTGATCGTTACATTCGCACTCGCCGAACTGCTGGTTGCGGGCGGCGAACGCGTTGGCATTCCCGGCCTGATGAATCCGACCGCAAGCCGCAACGTGATCGACAAGATGGCGCAGGCGATGCTGCACGACGATGCCGTGCGCGCCAGCCTGCCGCCGTCCTTTGTGCCGGCGGCGCTGGCCGAAATTGTCGTACTGTCCGACTTCTGGTCGCCGATGAGCGAAATCAGGACGATGCTCGCTGGGCTTTCGGCTTCCGGCGCCCATGGTTCTCTGATCCAGGTCGTCGATCCCGCCGAAGAAACCTTTCCCTATGCCGGCCGGATCGAATTCGTCGAGCCGGAAGGGTTCGGCGTCATCACCGCGGGCCGCGCCGAGAGCTGGGCCAGCGACTACGTCGCGCGCGTCGCACTGCATCGCGACGAGATCCGCAGCGAGACCAACAGGCTCAGCTGGTTGTTCTCGACCCACACGACCAGCCGTTCCGCCGCCGAACTGCTGCTGTTCCTGCATGCGGGCATGATGGCAGCCAAGGGAAGCGTGCACAGCTCAACGGTCAAGGCGGGGCGTAGCGCATGATCGCGGGCCTCCCCTTAACCTTTGCGCAACCGCTGCTTCTGCTGGGCCTGTTGAGCCTGCCGGTGCTGTGGTGGCTGCTGCGCGTCATGCCGCCGCGGCCGAGGCGGATCGAGTTTCCGCCGACGCGGCTGTTGTTCGACATCAGGCCGAGGGAAGAAACCCCGTCGCGAACGCCGTGGTGGCTGACCTTGCTGCGGCTCGCCGCCGCCGCACTGGTCATCCTCGCCGCCGCAGGCCCGATCTGGAATCCGCAAACCGGGGTCGGCGGCAGCAACGCGCCATTGGTGATCCTGCTCGACGACGGCTGGAGCGCGGCCGCAAGCTGGGACACCCGGGTCAAGGCCGCCGATGAGTTGATCGCCAATGCCGACAATGACCGCCGCGGCGTTGCGCTGGTTCCACTCTCCGATCCTGCGCGCGACATCACGCTGATGCCGGCCGGCACCGCGCGGGTCGCGCTGCGTCAGATTGCGCCAAAACCCTATTCGATCGACCGCGTCGACACGCTTGGCTCGCTCGACCGCTTCCTCAAAGCCACCGGAGATGCCGAGATCGCGTGGCTGTCGGACGGTATCGACACCGGGCGCGGCATCGAATTCGTCGAAAACCTCGGCAAGACCATCGGCGAGCGCAAGCTGACGGTGTTCGAGGGTGGCGCGGCCCCGGCGCAGGCATTGGTCGCCGCTGAGAACGCCGCGGCGAAGATGACGGTCAAGGTGTTGCGCACCACCAGCGGCGTCGCAGCCGGCGTGGTGCGCGCGATCGACGCCAAGGGCTCGCCGATCGGCGAGGCGCGCTACGCATTCGGCATGCAGGATCGCGAGAGCGAAGCGGCGTTCGATCTGCCGGTCGAACTGCGCAACGACATTTCGCGGCTGGAAATATCGGGCGAACGATCGGCGGGCGCGGTGCAACTGCTCGACAAGCGATGGCGGCGGCGCGCCGTCGGCGTCGTCACCGGCGCGACCAGCGATACCGCCCAGCCGCTATTGGCATCGACCTTCTATCTCACCCGCGCGCTGTCGCCATTCGCCGACGTGCGGCTCGGCGATCGCGGCGCGGCGCAACAGGTGATCGCGCAATTCCTCGATCAGCGGCTGCCGATGATCGTGCTCGCCGATGTCGGCACGCTCTCGCCGGAAATCCGCGAGCGGCTGAACGCATGGATCGATCAGGGCGGCGTGCTGGTGCGTTTCGCAGGCCCCCGTCTGGCGCAGGCCGATGACGATCTGGTGCCGGTGAAACTGCGTCGCGGCGGCCGCATCCTTGGCGGCAGCCTGACCTGGGAAAAGCCGCAGCATCTGGCTTCCTTTGCCGCCGACGGACCGTTCGCGGGCCTCGCGGTACCCAAGGATATCACCGTGAACCGGCAGGTGCTGGCCGAGCCGGACGCCGTGCTCGCCACCAAGACCTGGGCGTCGCTGGAAGACGGCACGCCGCTGGTGACCGGCGAGCATCGCGGCAAGGGCATTGTCAGCCTGTTCCATGTCGGCGCCGACTCGCGCTGGTCGGACCTGCCGATGTCCGGCAGCTTCGTCGAGATGCTGCGGCGGATGGTCGACATGTCCGGCTACACCGCAAAGCCCGGCGCGGGCGTTGCAAGCGAGGCGACCAATGTCGAGACCGTGGCGCCGCTGCGCACCCTCGACGGCTTTGGCGCATTCGGTCCGCCGCCCTCGACCGCCAAGCCGATGCCGGCGGATTATCGCGACCGCGCCACGCCAGATCATCCGCCAGGCTTCTACGGCCCGGCCGATGGCCCGATCGCGGTCAACACACTGGCTTCGGCCGACCGCATCGCGCCGCTCGATACATCCTCCCTGCGTGCGCAGCGCGCCAGCTACACCAACGCCGAACCGCGCGATCTGCGCGGCATCCTGCTGTCGTCGTCGCTGGCGCTGTTCCTGATCGACGCGATCGTGGTCGCGATGCTGGGTGCGGGCCTTGCCGCCTTGTGGCGGCGGCGCACGGCAGCGGCCAGCATTGTGCTGGCCCTGATCCTGTCCGCGGCCCCGATCGCGCCTTCGCCGGCGCGTGCCCAGGGCAACGACGAATTCGCCATCAAGTCGGTATCGCAGACGCGCCTTGCCTATGTCGTCACGGGAAATGCCGACGTCGATTCCATCGTCAAGGCCGGCATGGCCGGACTGACGCTGTTCCTGGCGCAGCGCACGGCGCTGGAAGCCGGCGATCCCGTCGGCGTCGATCCCGCGCGCGACGAACTGGCGTTCTTTCCGCTGATCTACTGGCCGATCGTGCCGGGTGCGCAAAAGCCGCCGCAGGATGCCATCAACCGTATCGACGCCTACATGAAACAGGGCGGCACGGTGCTGTTCGATACCCGCGACGCCATCGAGGCGCCGCCCGGCGAGAACGGCGCGGCGCAGACGCCGGGCATGCGCACCTTGCGTGAAATTCTGTCCTCCCTCGACGTGCCTGAACTCGAGCCGGTGCCGCGCGAGCATGTATTGACCAAGACGTTTTACCTGCTGCGCGACTTCCCCGGCCGCTTCAACTCGGGCCAGACCTGGGTCGAGACGCTGCCGCGCGAGGATGAGGACGATGCAGCCCAGCGGCCTGCGCGCGGCGGCGACGGCGTCTCGCCCATCATCATCACCTCGAACGATCTCGCCGGCGCCTGGGCGCACCGCCCGGACGGGCAGCCGATGCTGCCGCTGACCCCGGGCGAGCCGCGCCAGCGCGAATTCGCCTTCCGCTCCGGCGTCAACATCGTGATGTACACCCTGACCGGCAACTACAAGGCCGACCAGGTCCACGTGCCGGCCCTGCTCGAACGGTTGGGGCAATAGGCCATGAGTTACGGCATCGCGTTCACCCCCCTTGTTCCGACGCTCGTGCTGTGGATCGCGCTGGCCGCGATTGTCGCGATCGCGGCGCTGCTGCTGCTCGGGCGGTCGCGCGGTGCTGCCGTGCGCGTCGCGGCGCTGGCGCTGATCCTGCTGGCACTCGCCAACCCCTCCTTCACCCGCGAGGACCGCGAGCCGTTGTCCTCGGTCGCCGCCGTCGTGATCGACAAGAGCCCGAGCCAGAACTTCGGCACCCGTAACCAGGAGACGGCCAAGGCGCAGGAGGCGCTGGTCGATACGCTGAAGAAGATCAAGGGATTGGAAGTCCGCGTCGTCGAGGCCGGACAGGCCGACGGTGAAACCGACGGCACCAAACTGTTCGGCGCGCTGTCCTCGACGTTGTCGGACGTTCCCGTCGACCGCGTCGCCGGCGCGTTCCTGATCACCGATGGCCGGGTGCATGACATCCCCGCCAATGCCGCCGCCGTCGGCTTCCAGGCGCCCGTGCACGCGCTTGTCACCGGACGTAAGGACGAGCGCGACCGCCGTATCGCCGTATCGGCCGCGCCGCGCTTCGGCATCGTCGGACAGCCCCAGACTATTACCTACCGGCTCGACGACCAGGGCGTCACCGGCGAGCGCGCCAAGATCGTGGTTCGCCGCGACGGCGAGGTGATCAGCGAGCGCACGCTCGTAAGCGGCCAGACCTCCAATGTCGAGGTCGACATCAAGCATGCCGGGCCGAACATCGTCGAGATCGAGGCCTCGCCGCTCGAGAACGAGCTGACGCTGGTGAACAATCGCGCCGTGGTCGCGATCGAAGGCGTGCGCGACAAGCTCCGCGTGCTGCTGGTGTCAGGTGAACCGCATTCCGGCGAACGCACCTGGCGCAATCTGCTGAAGTCCGACGCGAGCATCGACCTCGTGCATTTCACGATTCTGCGCCCGCCGGAGAAACAGGACGGCACGCCGATCAACGAATTGTCGCTGATCGCGTTTCCGACGCGCGAATTGTTCCAGCAGAGGATCAACGAATTCCAGTTGATCATCTTCGACCGTTACGCCCGCCAGGGCGTGCTGCCAATCGCCTATTTCGACAATATCGCGCGCTATGTCCGTGCCGGCGGCGCGGTGCTGGTGTCGGCCGGGCCCGACTACGCCTCCACGACCAGCATCTGGCGCACGCCGCTGGATACGGTGTTGCCGGCAGAGCCGGTCGGCGTCACTGAAAAACCGTTCTATGCGCATCTCAGCGATGCCGGCAAACGCCATCCGGTGACGCGCGGCCTCGAAGGCTCCGCCAGCGAGCCGCCGCGCTGGAGCCGCTTCTTCCGCACCGTGGATACGCGTAATGCGATCGGCTCGCCCGTGATGACCGGCGCCGACGGCAAGCCGTTGCTGCTGCTGTCGCGCTTCGGCGAAGGTCGCGTCGCGCTGCTGCTGTCGGACCACATCTGGCTGTGGGCGCGCGGCTACGAAGGCGGCGGGCCGCATCTGGATCTGCTGCGGCGGACGTCGCACTGGCTGATGAAGCAGCCTGATCTGGACGAAGAAGCACTGCGCCTGCAGATCCAGGGCAAGGACCTCGTCGTGCTGCGCCAGACCATGGCCGACAACGTGCCGCCGGTGACGGTGACGTCGCCAAGCGGCGCCACCAAGGAGCTTGAACTGACGGCAAGCGAGCCCGGCACCTGGCGCTCCACCCTTCCCGCCAACGAACTCGGGCTGTGGCAGGCAACCGATGGTGCGCTGAAGGCCCTGATCAATGTCGGGCCGACCAACCCGAAGGAATTTTCGGAAGTCACGTCGACCACCGGGATGCTGAAGCCGCTGGCGCAGGCCACCGGCGGCGACGCCCGCCGCGTGGTTGATGGCGGAAGCGTCGACCTGCCCCGCGTGGTTCCGGTCCGCGCCTCCGGCATCTTCCACGGCGACGGCTGGATGGGCGTGAAAATGCGCGACGCCAGCGTCGTCAAGGGCGTCGGCGTACTGCCGATGTTCGCTGGCCTGATCGGGCTGTTGCTGCTGCTCGGCGCATTCGCGGCGACGTGGGTGCGCGAGGGGCGGTAGGCGCGGCACTGAGCCCGCAGATCGCTCTACGCAGCCTCGTCCGCGCGCCGCCATTTCGGGAATGGATCGACGAGGCCGGACCATTCCGCGATTCGCATTCCCGGTTTTCCCGGTACAAGGCACGCGTCAAGCCGTGCCGATATCGCCGCCTGATCCATACTCGTGCCGATGAAGACGATCTCCTGCCGGCGGTCGCCATACACCTCGCTCCAGTTCTTCTTGAGCGATTGCCGCCAGAACGGATCGTCTGGCCAGCGATCGGCCGGCACGTTCGCCCACCAAAATCCCAGCCCCTCGGTTCTGACGATCGCGCCGGCTTGGCTCAGCTCACCAAGCCATTGCGGGCGAGTTGCGATCCAGAAATGTCCCTTGGCGCGGATGACGCCTGGCCAGCTTTCCTGCAGGAATTGATGAAATTTCGCAGGGTTAAACGGCCGACGCGCGCGATAGACGAAATTCTCGACGCCATATTCTTCGGTCTCAGGCGTATGGTCTGCAAAACCATAAAGCTCCTTGAACCACAGGGGGTGTTGCTGCGCGCGTTCGAAGTCGAAGCGACAGGTATTGAGTATGCGCTCCAGCGGCACATTGGAGAAATTGGTCTCGATGATATCGGCCTCGGGATTCAGAGAGCGGATGATCATCCGGGCGGAGTCGCGTTGTCCCGGCGACGCCGCATCGATCTTGTTGAGCACGATCACGTCGGCAAATTCGATCTGCTCGACCAGCAGATCCACCAGTGTGCGCCTGTCGCCTTCGAGCCACTCGCCGCGATCCTTCAGGAAAACGGTGGAAGAATAGTTTTGCAGCAGGTTGACGGCGTCGACGACGGTGACCATCGTGTCGAGCATGGACACGTCGGACAGGCTTTCTCCTTCTTCCGAGCGGAAGTCGAAGGTCGCAGCTACCGGAAGTGGCTCGGAAATCCCGGTCGACTCGATCAGCAGGTAATCGAACCGCTCACTCTCGGCCAACGCGCGCACTTCCTTGAGCAGATCATCGCGCAGCGTGCAGCAGATGCAGCCGTTGGTCATCTCCACCAGCTTTTCGTCAGTCCGTGAGAGGTTCGCACCGCCATCTCGCACCAGGTCGGCATCGATGTTCACCTCGCTCATGTCGTTCACAATCACCGCCACCTTCAGGCCCTGGCGATTGTTGAGCACGTGGTTCAGCAAAGTTGTCTTTCCAGCCCCGAGGAAGCCGGACAAGACGGTGACGGGGAGTTTTCGCATGGAGATCAAAAAGCCTCTTCAGTTTGCGGGGCCCTAACCGGGAAAGACGGCGCATAGGTTCCATCAGCCATTGTTATGTTATAACATAACATCAACATCGAAAGCTCTGTCAATCGCTCGCCATATGCTCCATGGCGGCTCGGGCTCCGGTGTTGCGCAAATCCCACACCATCGCGCCATTTGTTGGACGACAGCAAGGATCGCGATTGACACTCCGCCGTCTTTCTCGATTGTTACAATGTAACATCGGCTGGCCAAAGATGCTTTGGACTGCTGCCCCGGGGACAAGGCGTAAAGCATCGTGAACTGGTTCCGAAAACACGTGAAAACCGGCTCGCGGCTGGCGCTGTTTGCGCTTGCGATCCAGTTTGCGCTGTCGTTCGGACATTTCCACGGGCAAGTCGCTCGCGCTGCTCAGGCCGGGTTGGCCGATGCGGATCTCGCCATTGCCGCTACGCTGGCCGAGCAAGCGGCGCGGTCCGAAGCTGCACAGCAGCCTTCCAACCACGATACCGACCAGCCAACTTCCGACTGCGCGATCTGCGCCGTTCTCTCGCTGGCCAACAATTTCCTGCTCGCCACGCCTCCGTTGCTGGAACTGCCGCAGGCGGCCGAGCTTTTGCACCTGACGACCGGCGCCGAGTTCGCGCACCTCGGCTCGTTTCATCGCGCGTTCCAGTCCCGCGCGCCTCCCGTCTCCTGACATCGATTGATTGATGCGCCCCTGAGGGAGAGCCGCGCCACTCGCGGTTTCCCAGGGAAAAATCGAAATCGATCCGTCGCACATCGACGGAATCAGGATGGGAAAATGACATTCAAGAAGAAACGAGCGTTCCATTACGGTGGAGCAAGCTGGCTATTGCTATGCGCGATGGCCGACGGCGCGATGGCACAGGCCACGCCACCGGCATCAACGCAACTGCCTGAGATCACGGTGACGGCGCCAAGCCCGATCGTGCGGCGTAAGCCTGCACCATCGAGAGCGCCGGCGCGCGTTGCCCGCGCAGCGCCCGGCCAAAATCGCGAACGTGCGCCGGAGCCCCAGGCCACGCCGGTCGCCGCCGCGCCCCAACAGGGCGTGCTGCCTGTCGTGACCGATCAGTTCGCGACCGTCACGGTCGTGCCAAACGAGGAAATCCGCCGTTCCGGCGGCGCGACGCTCGGCGATCTCCTGTTCTCCAAACCCGGCATCACCGGCTCCAGCTTCGCGCCGGGCGCCTCTAGCCGGCCGATCATCCGGGGACTCGACGTCAACCGCGTCGGCATCGTGGAAAACGGCACCGGCGGCGGCGGCGTCTCCGACCTCGGCGAGGATCATTTCGTCCCCATCGATCCCCTCGCCACCAATCAGGTCGAAGTCGTGCGCGGGCCGGCAGCCTTGCGCTACGGCTCGACCTCGATCGGCGGCGTCGTCAGCGCGACCAACAACCGCATTCCGGAGGCCCTGCCCTCCTGCCCGGCGGCGCCGTTCCAGAGCTACGGGCTGCCAGTAAAAGCGCCGCTGGCGGAGGTGCAATCCTCGGGCTGCGTCACCGTCGAGACCCGCACCGCCGTCAGTTCGGTCGATCGCGGTGTCGAAGGCGGCATCCTGCTCGATGCCGGCGGCGGCAATTTCGCGGTTCATGCCGACGCCTATGGCCGCAAGGCCGGCGATTACAACATACCGGGCTATCCCTACCTGTTCGACCAGACGCGGCCCGTCAACGGAAGGCAACCGAACTCTGCCGCGCAAGCCGACGGCGCTTCGGTCGGCGGCTCCTACATCTTCCATGGCGGCTTCATCGGCGCCGCGATCACGCAAAACGATTCGCTGTACCGCATCCCCGGCATCGACGGCGCCGATCACCAGACCCGGATCGATGCGCACCAGACCAAGTTCTCGGCCAAGGGCGAATACCGGCCGGACGCAGCGGCGATCGATGCCGTCAGGTTCTGGGCGGCTGCGACGGACTACAAGCACAACGAGATCGGCCTCGCCGATCCCGCCGACCTCTCGTCATTGGGCGTGCGCCAGACCTTCACCAACAAGGAGCAGGAAGGCCGCGTCGAGGTGCAGATGGCGCCGTTCAATGCGCGCTTTGCCGCCGTCACCACCGCGTTCGGCCTGCAGGCAAGCCACCAGCAACTGACCGCGCCAAGCCCGGACGATCCGGGCAGCCCGCTCAACGGATTGTGGGATCCCAACAGGAACACCAAGGTCGCGGGCTACGTGTTCAACGAGTTCAAGTTCAGCGAGACCACCAAGGCGCAGATCGCCGGCCGCATCGAGCATGTCAGCCTCAGCGGGACAACGCCTTCGTTCATTCCCGAGCTGTTCGACCTCAACGCCAATCCCGGCGATATCGGGCCACCGGTCGCCCGCAACCTGAATTTCACGCCGAAGAGCGCCAGCATCGGCCTGATCCAAGATTTACCGGGTCAACTGGTTGCCAGCGTCACCGCTCAATATGTCGAGCGCGCGCCGAAGCCCGCGGAATTGTTTTCGCGCGGCGGACATG from Bradyrhizobium sp. AZCC 1693 encodes:
- a CDS encoding CoA pyrophosphatase gives rise to the protein MEAAPISSVEFFTRSQARLTFDVPAGLIDPEIIPKTGDAGNDRMLEIVAREQPVRPAAVLIPVVDHREPTVLLTQRSPHLSSHAGQISFPGGKIDATDASPLDAALREAEEEVGLKRDFIEPIGYLDLYGTAFGFRILPTVARVKPGFKLKINEGEVVDAFEVPLAFLMNPENHQVHSKEFRGMERSYYAMPFAERYIWGATAGILRVLYERIYLA
- a CDS encoding DUF1285 domain-containing protein; amino-acid sequence: MAKQGQTGTQGLEGLTVAAREAANATPAGKGLPPVHLWNPPFCGDLDMRIAGDGTWFYMGTPIGRPALVRLFSTILKREDGKHFLVTPVEKVGIRVDDAPFLAVEMHIEAGDRGRLLRFRTNVDDWVTCDSTHRLRFEMAADGGLTPYLHVRADLWAKVTRALYYDLVDMGEERVVDGQPMFGIESGGEFFAMADAKQVRDAV
- a CDS encoding AAA family ATPase, translating into MASADGVEKLEDAIVRSAEQVAGQIRAAKEAISTVIFGQDRVIENTLVTILSGGHALLIGVPGLAKTKLVETLGITLGLDAKRIQFTPDLMPSDILGAEVLDESNTGKRSFRFIAGPVFAQLLMADEINRASPRTQSALLQAMQEQHITVAGARHDLPKPFHVLATQNPLEQEGTYPLPEAQLDRFLMEIDVDYPDRDAERRILFETTGAEETLAKASMNAEILIAAQRLVRRLPVGDSVVEAILSLVRAARPSSEDGGDKLIAWGPGPRASQSLMLAVRARALLDGRLAPSIDDVLDLAEPILKHRMALTFSARAEGRTIPDVIRQLKTRIG
- a CDS encoding DUF58 domain-containing protein, whose translation is MAAETSHETREILAIRRADGESRTLAASLPRLVLEARRIAANVIHGLHGRRRAGAGESFWQYRRFVSGEPSQNVDWRRSARDDHLYVREQEWEAAHTVWLWPDRSPSMAFASKGARDSKLERALIVTFALAELLVAGGERVGIPGLMNPTASRNVIDKMAQAMLHDDAVRASLPPSFVPAALAEIVVLSDFWSPMSEIRTMLAGLSASGAHGSLIQVVDPAEETFPYAGRIEFVEPEGFGVITAGRAESWASDYVARVALHRDEIRSETNRLSWLFSTHTTSRSAAELLLFLHAGMMAAKGSVHSSTVKAGRSA
- a CDS encoding DUF4159 domain-containing protein, translated to MAGLPLTFAQPLLLLGLLSLPVLWWLLRVMPPRPRRIEFPPTRLLFDIRPREETPSRTPWWLTLLRLAAAALVILAAAGPIWNPQTGVGGSNAPLVILLDDGWSAAASWDTRVKAADELIANADNDRRGVALVPLSDPARDITLMPAGTARVALRQIAPKPYSIDRVDTLGSLDRFLKATGDAEIAWLSDGIDTGRGIEFVENLGKTIGERKLTVFEGGAAPAQALVAAENAAAKMTVKVLRTTSGVAAGVVRAIDAKGSPIGEARYAFGMQDRESEAAFDLPVELRNDISRLEISGERSAGAVQLLDKRWRRRAVGVVTGATSDTAQPLLASTFYLTRALSPFADVRLGDRGAAQQVIAQFLDQRLPMIVLADVGTLSPEIRERLNAWIDQGGVLVRFAGPRLAQADDDLVPVKLRRGGRILGGSLTWEKPQHLASFAADGPFAGLAVPKDITVNRQVLAEPDAVLATKTWASLEDGTPLVTGEHRGKGIVSLFHVGADSRWSDLPMSGSFVEMLRRMVDMSGYTAKPGAGVASEATNVETVAPLRTLDGFGAFGPPPSTAKPMPADYRDRATPDHPPGFYGPADGPIAVNTLASADRIAPLDTSSLRAQRASYTNAEPRDLRGILLSSSLALFLIDAIVVAMLGAGLAALWRRRTAAASIVLALILSAAPIAPSPARAQGNDEFAIKSVSQTRLAYVVTGNADVDSIVKAGMAGLTLFLAQRTALEAGDPVGVDPARDELAFFPLIYWPIVPGAQKPPQDAINRIDAYMKQGGTVLFDTRDAIEAPPGENGAAQTPGMRTLREILSSLDVPELEPVPREHVLTKTFYLLRDFPGRFNSGQTWVETLPREDEDDAAQRPARGGDGVSPIIITSNDLAGAWAHRPDGQPMLPLTPGEPRQREFAFRSGVNIVMYTLTGNYKADQVHVPALLERLGQ
- the zigA gene encoding zinc metallochaperone GTPase ZigA → MRKLPVTVLSGFLGAGKTTLLNHVLNNRQGLKVAVIVNDMSEVNIDADLVRDGGANLSRTDEKLVEMTNGCICCTLRDDLLKEVRALAESERFDYLLIESTGISEPLPVAATFDFRSEEGESLSDVSMLDTMVTVVDAVNLLQNYSSTVFLKDRGEWLEGDRRTLVDLLVEQIEFADVIVLNKIDAASPGQRDSARMIIRSLNPEADIIETNFSNVPLERILNTCRFDFERAQQHPLWFKELYGFADHTPETEEYGVENFVYRARRPFNPAKFHQFLQESWPGVIRAKGHFWIATRPQWLGELSQAGAIVRTEGLGFWWANVPADRWPDDPFWRQSLKKNWSEVYGDRRQEIVFIGTSMDQAAISARLDACLVPGKPGMRIAEWSGLVDPFPKWRRADEAA
- a CDS encoding DUF2946 family protein encodes the protein MNWFRKHVKTGSRLALFALAIQFALSFGHFHGQVARAAQAGLADADLAIAATLAEQAARSEAAQQPSNHDTDQPTSDCAICAVLSLANNFLLATPPLLELPQAAELLHLTTGAEFAHLGSFHRAFQSRAPPVS
- a CDS encoding TonB-dependent receptor, with the protein product MTFKKKRAFHYGGASWLLLCAMADGAMAQATPPASTQLPEITVTAPSPIVRRKPAPSRAPARVARAAPGQNRERAPEPQATPVAAAPQQGVLPVVTDQFATVTVVPNEEIRRSGGATLGDLLFSKPGITGSSFAPGASSRPIIRGLDVNRVGIVENGTGGGGVSDLGEDHFVPIDPLATNQVEVVRGPAALRYGSTSIGGVVSATNNRIPEALPSCPAAPFQSYGLPVKAPLAEVQSSGCVTVETRTAVSSVDRGVEGGILLDAGGGNFAVHADAYGRKAGDYNIPGYPYLFDQTRPVNGRQPNSAAQADGASVGGSYIFHGGFIGAAITQNDSLYRIPGIDGADHQTRIDAHQTKFSAKGEYRPDAAAIDAVRFWAAATDYKHNEIGLADPADLSSLGVRQTFTNKEQEGRVEVQMAPFNARFAAVTTAFGLQASHQQLTAPSPDDPGSPLNGLWDPNRNTKVAGYVFNEFKFSETTKAQIAGRIEHVSLSGTTPSFIPELFDLNANPGDIGPPVARNLNFTPKSASIGLIQDLPGQLVASVTAQYVERAPKPAELFSRGGHDATGTFDIGNPNLGIETAKTIEIGLRKATGPFRFEATAYYTKFNGFIYRRLTGNTCEDVACVGPADPAAPLELNQAIYSQRDATFRGGEFQSQLDVGPLNGGIWGIENQFDVVRATFSDGTNVPRIPPVRVGGGLFWRDANWLTRINLLHAFAQNDIAPIGETPTAGYNLLKAEVSYRTKLDPTWFGAREMTVGLVGNNLLNENIRNSVSYTKDQVLMPGLGVRAFANLKF